The region ACCACGCGATCTGGGCCTCCAGCTCGGCTACGCGGCCTTTAAGCGTCGCGTTCTCGGCTAGGACTTCCTCTATCGGCGGCATCGCGTATCTGGATAGAGGATACGCGGTCCGGATCAACGATTTTCTTCAGCGTTCGTACCAGGCCTTGGCCATCCCGTCCTTGAGGTCTATGCCGCCGAGCAGCATCGACAAGGCCTCGCTCTTGAGCCGCAGCTTTCCGCTGGCGGCGTCGCTGGGCCTGGGCCAGGTGAAGCCGCCCTTCTCCAGACGCTTGGCCAGCACCCAAAGCCCGGTGCCGTCGAAGAAGAGTATCTTCAGGCGGTTGCGCCTCCTGTTGGAGAAGACGAACATCCCGCCCTGCAGCGGGTTTTCCTTGAGCTGGTTGGCGGCGACGGCGTAGAGCCCGTCGAAGCTCTTTCGCATGTCCACCGGCTCGACCGCCAGGAAGATGCGAACCGCGGAGGAAAAGCTCAGCAT is a window of Pelagicoccus enzymogenes DNA encoding:
- the tnpB gene encoding IS66 family insertion sequence element accessory protein TnpB (TnpB, as the term is used for proteins encoded by IS66 family insertion elements, is considered an accessory protein, since TnpC, encoded by a neighboring gene, is a DDE family transposase.); the protein is MLSFSSAVRIFLAVEPVDMRKSFDGLYAVAANQLKENPLQGGMFVFSNRRRNRLKILFFDGTGLWVLAKRLEKGGFTWPRPSDAASGKLRLKSEALSMLLGGIDLKDGMAKAWYER